The following coding sequences are from one Caldilineales bacterium window:
- a CDS encoding DUF58 domain-containing protein codes for MSPAVHRTLKLRTRLPLYLLAVLVGLQILAPDRAWTYLLGGLAALVGFSYLWAYDVLTGVRIERLSQGMWVVAGDRLIERWSLFNAGALPLLWATVRDHSNIPGYRIDRAVAAGSRVGYTWETEGVCAHRGVFTLGPWSVSCGDPLGLFEVEIAFPEVRTLLVYPRVMRLPEIELPRGSAGGASRQPRPTQAATLLASHVRPYIPGDSLRLIHWRKSAQQGRFMVRQFDLEPAGDLWILLDLDAAVQAGQGAESTVEYGIILAASLAARHLAENRGVGLIAFGRELALTPPQPGQAQLWPLLQALARLEPGDEWPLPRVLDRIGPTIGRGRTLIAITPSLDPAWVGEMLRLKRRDIAAAALLVDAASFTAQTPSTPPQLAALCDLLADHAIPAHLIDRSFVFRPLIPIKRKRTVYKTLGTGRVVAVEVEEEV; via the coding sequence GTGTCCCCTGCCGTTCATCGCACCCTCAAGCTCCGCACCCGACTGCCGCTGTATCTCCTGGCCGTGTTGGTTGGGCTGCAGATCCTCGCGCCCGACCGCGCCTGGACCTATCTGCTGGGCGGCCTGGCGGCGCTGGTGGGGTTCAGCTATCTGTGGGCCTACGATGTCCTCACCGGTGTGCGGATCGAACGCCTCAGCCAGGGCATGTGGGTGGTGGCCGGCGACCGGCTGATCGAACGCTGGTCGCTGTTCAACGCCGGCGCCCTGCCGCTGCTGTGGGCCACCGTGCGCGACCATTCCAACATCCCCGGCTACCGCATCGACCGCGCCGTGGCCGCCGGCAGCCGCGTCGGTTACACCTGGGAGACGGAAGGCGTCTGCGCCCACCGTGGGGTCTTCACCCTGGGGCCGTGGTCAGTCTCTTGCGGCGACCCCCTGGGGCTGTTCGAGGTCGAGATCGCCTTTCCCGAAGTCCGCACCCTGCTCGTCTACCCGCGCGTCATGCGTCTGCCCGAGATCGAACTGCCTCGCGGTAGCGCCGGCGGCGCCTCGCGACAGCCGCGCCCCACCCAGGCCGCCACCCTGCTGGCCAGCCATGTGCGGCCCTACATCCCTGGCGACAGCCTGCGCCTGATCCACTGGCGCAAGAGCGCCCAGCAGGGCCGCTTCATGGTGCGGCAATTCGACCTGGAGCCGGCCGGCGATCTCTGGATCCTGCTCGATCTGGACGCCGCCGTCCAGGCCGGCCAGGGGGCCGAGAGCACGGTCGAGTATGGCATCATCCTGGCGGCGTCGTTGGCGGCCCGCCACCTGGCCGAGAACCGCGGCGTGGGGCTGATCGCCTTTGGTCGCGAACTGGCCCTGACGCCGCCGCAGCCCGGCCAGGCCCAGCTGTGGCCGCTCTTGCAAGCCCTGGCCCGCCTGGAACCGGGCGACGAGTGGCCCCTGCCGCGTGTGCTCGACCGCATTGGCCCCACCATCGGGCGCGGGCGCACCCTCATCGCCATCACTCCGTCGCTCGATCCGGCCTGGGTGGGCGAAATGCTCCGGCTCAAGCGCCGCGACATCGCCGCCGCCGCCTTGCTGGTGGACGCCGCCTCCTTTACGGCCCAGACGCCATCCACCCCGCCCCAGCTTGCCGCCCTGTGCGATTTGCTGGCCGACCACGCCATCCCCGCCCATCTCATCGACCGCAGCTTCGTCTTCCGGCCGCTGATCCCGATCAAGCGCAAACGCACCGTTTACAAGACCCTGGGCACTGGGCGCGTCGTTGCCGTCGAAGTGGAGGAGGAAGTATGA
- a CDS encoding LacI family transcriptional regulator, whose translation MAATRKVPTTLKEVAKEAGVSIQTVSRVVNERPDVAPETRQRVLSIIDRLGYRPNVLARSLIRRRSHTLGVVTAGLMYTGPSRTLNGIAAQAQRMNYSLLVKELPDFGGFRVQPLLDDLLARQVDGVIWAVAEVGENRAEFVDHLVEAPVPIVFLTMAPRAGWHIVAIDNEAGGRLATEHLLAQGRRRIGHITGPLDWWEARERRAGWEAALAAAGMPAPAPWCVEGDWSSISGSEGIAQLLAQVPDLEAVFVGNDQMALGVLHYAHRRGIRVPGDLAVVGFDDITEAAYFSPPLTTIHHDQHRLGCTAVQEIVRRIEAEQEDNTTGGDPRYAHIQPTLIVRESSV comes from the coding sequence ATGGCAGCCACCCGCAAAGTCCCCACCACTCTCAAGGAAGTCGCGAAAGAAGCCGGTGTTTCGATCCAAACGGTGTCGCGAGTGGTAAACGAGCGCCCGGATGTGGCCCCAGAAACCCGACAGCGCGTGCTTTCGATCATCGACCGCCTGGGCTATCGCCCCAATGTGCTGGCGCGCAGCCTGATCCGCCGGCGCAGCCACACCCTGGGGGTGGTGACGGCCGGGCTGATGTACACCGGCCCGTCGCGCACCCTGAACGGCATCGCGGCGCAGGCCCAACGGATGAACTATTCGTTGTTGGTGAAGGAGCTGCCCGATTTCGGCGGCTTTCGGGTACAGCCCCTGCTCGACGACCTGTTGGCGCGGCAGGTGGACGGCGTCATTTGGGCGGTGGCCGAGGTGGGCGAAAACCGGGCGGAGTTTGTGGATCACCTGGTCGAGGCGCCGGTTCCCATCGTCTTTCTGACCATGGCCCCCCGCGCAGGCTGGCACATCGTCGCCATCGACAACGAAGCCGGAGGACGGCTGGCCACCGAGCATCTGCTGGCGCAGGGTCGCCGGCGGATCGGGCACATCACCGGGCCGCTGGATTGGTGGGAGGCGCGTGAACGGCGGGCCGGTTGGGAGGCAGCATTGGCGGCGGCGGGTATGCCGGCGCCGGCGCCGTGGTGCGTCGAAGGCGACTGGTCGTCGATCAGTGGCAGCGAAGGCATCGCCCAATTGCTCGCCCAGGTTCCCGACCTGGAGGCGGTGTTTGTCGGCAACGATCAGATGGCCCTGGGCGTCCTGCACTATGCGCACCGTCGCGGCATCCGCGTGCCCGGCGATCTGGCCGTGGTCGGCTTCGATGACATCACCGAAGCCGCCTACTTTTCACCGCCGCTGACGACGATCCATCACGACCAGCACCGGCTGGGCTGCACGGCGGTGCAAGAGATCGTGCGGCGCATCGAGGCCGAACAGGAGGACAATACCACCGGCGGCGACCCGCGCTACGCCCATATCCAGCCCACGCTGATCGTGCGCGAGAGTTCGGTGTGA
- a CDS encoding L-fucose/L-arabinose isomerase family protein, translated as MSLFQKKLTLGVLVGNRGFFPAHLCETGRAAMLKVLEEEGIAAVTLSPETTLYGSVENLADAHKCADLFRQHRDEIDGILITLPNFGDEKAIANTLRLADLDVPVLVHAFPDEPDKMGLSHRRDSFCGKMSACNNLKQYGIQYSLTSLHTVDPFSDSFRQDLRRFAATCRVVKGLRRARMGIIGARPQAFNTVRFSEKLLERNGISIETLDLSEVFAMIGKMSDDQASVKAKLEEIQGYIPTKGIPTASLFKMAKFGVVVDDWMAKNELVATAVQCWDSMEKYYGIVPCTLMSMMSNSLMPSACETDIAGVVAMYGLALASGKASAIVDWNNNYGDDPDKGVIFHCSNLPKDVFMEQSLIPSDIPVMDFQDIIAGTVGKENTYGTVVGRVKAEPFTYLRVSTDDFSGKMLAYVGEGELTDDPLTTFGGRGVVWVPNFQDLLYFICEYGFEHHVSINLSLTAPSLHEAMSKYLGWEVYYHEPGRARRTFADKMVGFLRA; from the coding sequence ATGTCATTGTTTCAGAAAAAACTTACCCTGGGCGTCCTGGTCGGCAACCGGGGTTTCTTCCCCGCCCATCTCTGCGAAACCGGGCGCGCGGCCATGCTGAAGGTGCTCGAAGAGGAAGGCATCGCCGCCGTCACCCTTTCGCCAGAGACCACGCTCTACGGCAGCGTCGAGAATCTGGCCGACGCCCACAAATGCGCCGATCTTTTCCGCCAGCATCGGGACGAGATCGATGGCATCTTGATCACCCTGCCGAACTTCGGCGACGAGAAAGCCATCGCCAACACCCTGCGGCTGGCCGATCTCGATGTGCCGGTGCTCGTCCACGCTTTCCCCGACGAGCCGGACAAGATGGGTCTCTCGCATCGCCGCGACTCGTTCTGCGGCAAGATGTCGGCCTGCAACAACCTCAAGCAGTACGGCATCCAGTATTCGCTGACCTCGTTGCACACCGTCGATCCGTTCAGCGACAGCTTTCGCCAGGATCTGCGCCGCTTCGCCGCCACCTGCCGGGTCGTCAAAGGGCTGCGCCGCGCCCGTATGGGCATCATCGGCGCCCGGCCGCAGGCTTTCAACACCGTTCGTTTCAGCGAGAAACTGCTGGAGCGCAACGGCATCAGCATCGAGACGCTCGATCTCTCCGAGGTCTTCGCCATGATCGGCAAGATGAGCGACGACCAGGCGTCGGTGAAGGCCAAACTGGAGGAGATCCAGGGCTATATCCCCACCAAAGGCATCCCGACCGCATCGTTGTTCAAGATGGCCAAGTTCGGGGTGGTGGTGGATGACTGGATGGCCAAGAACGAACTGGTCGCCACCGCGGTGCAGTGCTGGGATTCGATGGAGAAATACTACGGCATCGTCCCCTGCACGCTGATGAGCATGATGAGCAACAGCTTGATGCCCTCGGCCTGCGAGACCGACATCGCCGGGGTGGTGGCCATGTACGGGCTGGCCCTGGCCTCGGGCAAGGCCAGCGCCATCGTCGATTGGAACAACAACTATGGCGACGACCCCGATAAAGGCGTCATCTTCCACTGCTCGAACCTGCCCAAAGATGTGTTCATGGAGCAATCGCTCATCCCCTCGGACATCCCGGTGATGGATTTCCAGGACATCATCGCCGGCACCGTGGGCAAAGAAAACACCTATGGCACGGTGGTGGGCCGGGTGAAGGCCGAGCCGTTCACCTATCTGCGCGTCTCCACCGATGATTTCAGCGGCAAAATGCTGGCCTATGTGGGCGAAGGCGAATTGACCGATGATCCGCTGACCACTTTTGGCGGTCGCGGCGTGGTCTGGGTGCCCAATTTCCAGGACTTGCTCTATTTCATCTGCGAGTACGGCTTCGAGCACCATGTCTCGATCAACCTCTCGCTGACGGCGCCCTCGCTGCACGAGGCCATGAGCAAGTATCTGGGCTGGGAGGTCTATTACCACGAGCCAGGCCGGGCCAGACGCACCTTCGCCGACAAGATGGTTGGCTTCTTGCGGGCGTGA